Genomic DNA from Candidatus Hydrogenedentota bacterium:
AATACGCTAGGACTTCATTTTGGGCGACCTGCGCGACAACCCCCTCTGCGCGTCCTGCTTCATCGCCACGCCGGACTTAGCGGGGCGTTCACCGTGGCGCAGATATTCCTGTCTGTGATCCTGATCGGCCACCGCTTAATCATTCCATGAGGCCGGCCGGTAAAACCCCAGAACAACTGACATGATGGTTGTCGCGGGCCATTCAGTGCGATATTTAACGAATGACACATGGCCGTCCATGTACAGCACGTTGCATCCGCCGGGGGTGTGATTCATATAACTTCTCCTCGATGGGCCGGTATCAATGCCAATTTCATCAAACATGACGTAAATAGAGCTTTCGGCCTGCGCGGTCGCGGCCGGGTTATTGACATCCGTCACAAAAAAACGCTCGATCCCCTCCCGAAGGCGGTATAACATAAAGGGGTTGCCCGGAGTGTAATCAGAGAAGTGTAAATCTTTGTCTACTATGGCTGCCATATCCGCCACACTGATTTCGGGGAATGCGAAATAAGGCGCCTGCAATCCTCTCTTCCCTGTCCAAATGAAATCGTTCAGGTCCCCGGGTTTAAGATAGAAAGTATTCATATTCGGATCGACGCCGTCCGCTATTAACACCTGCGGTTCCATGACCCAGGAAAAATAAACATAAGATCGCCTGCTGAATTGGCAGGGGCACACTTTCGTCTTGTCATCATTGCAGTGAAACGGCTGCGTGTTGAGATCGTGGGCCAGCTTGAAAAAAGACGGGCATGTGAGCACGTTTACATCGGCGAAATATTCAGGATATAGGGTGTTGCCCTGAAAGAAGAAATCGGGCACAATTTTCGTGCAATCGCCATCGGCATATTTGATGGGCGGGTACTTCCTCTCAGGAGCCTCGTTTGCATACATCTTGAAGGACAGCCCCAGTTGCTTCAGGTTGTTGGCGCAACTTGCACGCCGCGCCGACTCGCGGGCACGGGACAGGGCGGGGAGCAGCAACGCCGCGAGTATCGAGATAATGCCTATGACGACCAACAGTTCAATGAGGGTAAAGCCATTTCTTTTCATTGCTTCTCCTCCTGAAAGACATGACGGTCTCTGGCCCTGTTGAGGGGGCAATTACCAGGGGAACGGTTCGCCGCGCCGCCGGTTGATTTCCCGGCGGCTGCGCTCGATATACTCGCGCAGGGGCTCGACACCGTATTCCGCCGCCAACACGCGCACGCTCACGCCGGGCTTCTTCGCCTCCAGCACGAACCAGCCCTCGCGCGACACCGAATCGTCCGCGGCCACGGCGTCGCCATGGTCCTTCAGCAGCCGGTCCCGGTTCTCCCGGTTGTAGTCCAGATGGAACACGCAGCGGTCCAGGTCCAGGGTGATCCGGCTGACATGGATTCCGTCGCCGCGCTCGTCGAGGATTTTCCGGCCCGTGATGTCGCACACGATGCAGTCGCCGTTCCAGGTGGCGGACACGATGTAGAAATGGTTAATCAGGGCGTGCTCCTGCAGGGTCGTGCCCGCCGAGTAGGCGCTCGGGAACACCACCAGCTCCGCGCCCTTCTCCCCGAGCCGCTTCCATAACTCGGGAAAGTTCGCGTCGAAGCAGATGGCGCAGCCCAGTTTTCCGAAATCCGTCTCGAACACCGGCGGGTCCACGCTCCCCGGCGTGATGCGCGGCTCGTCCCGGAACTCGAAGAGCACGGGAAAGGCCTTGTCGTAAATGCCCCCAATGTTTCCCTCCCGGTCCAGGAGCACGGCGGAGTTGTAGACCTTTTCCCCGTCCAGCCGGTAGATGGGCGCCACGACATAGGCGCGGTGCTTTTTGGCCCGCGCCGCCGCCGCCGTGATGATGGGTCCATCCAGGGGCTCCGCCTTGCCGCCTCCCAGCATTTCCGGCAGCACGAACAGGTCCACACCCGATGCGGCCTCCGCGTCCATCCGTTCCCACACCTGTTCCAGCGGTGTGCCCAGGGGGAAGGAAAAGCTCGCCACGCGCACGGGCCGCCCGACGGACTCGCCCGCGACGGGCAGGGCGCAGAGAAGGAATGCCGCCAGAACAGGCAACCAGCGCGTTTTCATGGGGCGCTTCTCCTTTTCACACATTTTCCGGCACCGTCCAGGGTTCGCGGTAGGTCCGTTTCACCAGGGCATTGGCCGCGTCGTCGTCCATGAACCCGTCTGTTTCCGGGTCAATCTTCAACTTCCGCCCCGTGCGGTAGGCGATGTTCCCGTAATGGCACAGCAGCGTGGACAGGTGCAGTTCCTCAATGTCCGCGTTGGGCAGTTCCCGCGACCGGATGCAGGCGATGAAGTTGTCCGTGTGTTTCGTGTTGGATGGGCTGAACTGGCCCGGTTCCGTGCGCACGGGCTGGCCGTCCGCGTCGAAGGCCTGCCAGCCGTCCCCGTGTCGGCCCAGGCACATCATCTGCTTCGAGCCGTAAATCTCCACCCGCGTCCCGTTGAACATCCAGTTCGGGATGCCGTCCACGTCGCGGATTTCCAGCGGGGTCTTCTTCAGGTAGGGCGCCCAGAGGGCCTGCTCGAAGACCATCTCCATGTCGTCGTACTCCCAGTTCACCGTGTGCGTGTCCGGCGTCTCCTGGTCGTCCTGGAAGGAGTAGATGCCCCCCGCCGACACCACCGCGTTCGGGTGTTTGTGCCCGATGACCCACCGGGCGATGTCCACCTGGTGCACCCCGTCGTTGATGATGTCGCCGCCCGAGTAGTTCCAGAACCAGTGCCAGGCGTAGTGGAAGTGGTTCTCGTTGAACGGGCGCAGGGGCGCGGGCCCGAGCCATAGGTCATAGTCCACGCCCTCGGGCGGTGCCGGCTGGTCGGGCTTGCGCCCGATGGTGCCCCGTTCCTTGCTGTTGAGCACGCGCACGAAATGGATGTCGCCGAAGGCCGCCGAGTGCGCGTACTCGCGCGCCTCGACGATGTTGTCGTTGCTGCGGTTCTGCGCGCCCACCTGTACGACGCGTTTGTGTTTCCGCGCCGCCTCCACCATCTTGCGGCTTTCCCAGATACTGTGCGAGGTGGGCTTCTCGACGTACACGTCCTTGCCCGCCTGGCAGGCCAGCACCGTGCCGAGGGCGTGCCAGTGGTCCGGCGTCGCCATCACCACCCCGTCCACCTCCGGGTCGTCCAGGATGCGGCGGAAATCCTGGTGGACCGCCGGGGCGCGCCCGGCGAGTTTTTCAATCATTTTGGCGCCCGCGTTCGCGCGGCGCAGGTCCGGATCGGCCACGCACCGGATTTCCACATCGTCCCGCCGGGCGAACTCGTCGGCGAGAAACATGCCCCGGCCCCCGGCGCCCATGAACCCCAGCACAACCCGGTTGTTGGCGCCCTGCGCCCGCGCCCTTGATGCCGCGGCGCCCGCGAGCACGGCGGCCGCGCCCGCCCCGATGAATTCACGGCGTCCCATGGTTTCCATGCGCGTGTCCTCCTGCCGCCGGGCTTTGGCCCGGTGCTTTGTTCTCCGGACATGGTAGGCCCAAACACCGTCCCGGTCAAGTGAATGTGTGCCATGGCCGTCCCGGCCATGAATAATCCACGGGCGAGACGCCTGCGCCATGTGCCATGGCCGTCCCGGCCATGATTCCCATGCAGTAGTGCCAAACTTGGACCGGCCGCACCCGCGCGGGTACACTGGCGGGACCGGGCGGCGCAATGGCCGCAAACAGAGGAGAGAGCCATGTTCAGGGTTGTCCTGCTGTCCTGCCTGTGCGTTCTGTGTCTTTGCGGCGCGGGATTCGCGGCGGGGGGCGACTTCATGCCGGAAAACGGAGACGGGGAGCACTGGGCGGAGTTCCGGGTGTCCAGTCTGCGCTGTGTTATCGGGGACAACGCTCCGGCGGGGGACCTCCACCGGGCGGGGTACAACGGCATTTTCCAGATGGCCGCGCCGGGCTTTGAGGGTCCGGTCTTTGTGCCGTCCTATGCCGGGTTGAATCTGGAGCATTATTTTGACGGACGGCCCTGGAACGAGGCGCGGGAAATCTTCTTTGAGCCGCGTGTCGCCCCCATGAGTTTCCGGCGCGTGGACGATGCCACGGCGGAACTGCATCAGCCGCTAACGCCCTATTGGGGTGTGGAAAGCTGGTCGCGTTTTACCCTCCGCGAGCCGGACCGGGTGGACTTTGTGTTCCGCTGCACGCCGCACAAGCCCCTGGAGGGCGGTTTCCTGGGCTGTTTCTGGGCGTCCTACATGGCCATGCCCGAGGACAAAAGCCTGTACTTCATTCGGGCGGGCGCCACGCTGGACGCGCCGAAATGGGCGCAGTTCTGCACTCTGGCGCATAACCGGGACAGCACCATCCTGCCGGAGTCCGATGACGGGGCGGAGATTGAGTTCCCGGAGTCCGGCACGAACCTCTACAACAGCATTTCGCCGCTGCGGCATGGCCCGCCGCTGTTCTATGGCCGAATCCGGGACCATGTGCTGATCTGCCTTTTCGAGCCGGGAAAGCACATCCGCTTTTCCCATTCCCCGTCCGGCGGCGGGGGCACGCCCGGAGGTGTGGACACCAACCCTGCATGGGATTTCCAGTTCATCGTTCCGGGGGCGGTGCCGGGAGGCGAGTACGGTTTCCAGGCAAGGGTTATTTTCAAGCCGTGGAAAGGGCGGGGGGACGTGATTGACGAGGCCCGCCTCTTTTTCGACGGGTTGAAATAATAAGGAGGGAACGTTGTGGCCGGTTGCAAACTGTTTTGCCGGATGACTGTTTTTCTGCTGCTTGTCGCGCCGTTTCTTCACGCGCAGCCCCCGGCGGTACTGGAGAATCCCGCCGCGCGCCTGTCTTTTTCCGGGGACACAGGCGGTCTGACGGCGCTGGAGGACCTGGCGGCGGGGCATGACCATCTCGCGGGGGGCGCGCCGGGGGCGCTCTGGATGCTGGTCCTGGACAATGTCAACACCGTTGAGCCGTCGCAGGCCGGCAGTTTCTCGGTGGACAGCGCCGGTGTGCCGGCATCGCTGGAACTGCGCTGGTCGGATTTCGGCCATGCGGAGTTGCCGGACTTGATGGTGACGGTGCGGGTTTCCATGGACCCCGCCGAGCCGGTCATCCGGTGGCGGGCGCGGGTGTCGGGACTGGGTGGCAAATCCGCGCACGCCCTGGTGTTTCCCCGCATCGCTGGGCTGGCCCCGCAATCCGGCGAGGAGGTCGCGGTGCCGGTGTGGATGGGTGAACGAACCCGGCGCGCGCGGGAGGTGTTGAATCCGGCGGCGGGCGGCGGGCGCCGCCGGGACTGGGAGTATCCGGGCCTGCTGTCCATGCAATGGATTGCCTGCTATGCCAATGGCGGGCCGGGGCTGCTCCTGTCCACAAACGACACCACGGCGTTGCGCAGGCAGTTTGGCGTGTTTGGCGACGGCCTTGGTGGGCTTGGCCTCGATGTGACCCATTATCCGGCGAAGGCGGGGGAGGATGTTTTCGAGCCGCCTTACGACGTGGTGCTGCGCCTGTTTCAGGGCGACTGGTTCACCGCCGCCTTCCACTACCGGGACTGGGCCAAGGACCAGCCTTGGGTGCGGGAGAGCCGCCGCCGCCAAAACGCCTCGCCCGACTGGGTGGGGGACACGGGCCTGTGGGTGTGGAACCGGGGGAAGTCCCCCGGCGTGCTGGGTCCGGCGCGGGTGCTGCAGGAAGCCGCCGGCATGCCCGTGAGCGTGTTTTGGCACTGGTGGCACGGCTGCGCCTACGACACGAACTTTCCGGAATACCTGCCGCCCCGCGAGGGCGCCGCGCCTTTCCGCGACGCCGTGGCGGCGGCCCATGAGGCGGGGCTGCACGCCATTGTCTACATGAACCAGCGTCTCTGGGGCATGACCGCCCAAAGCTGGACGGATGAGGGCGCGGAGCGCTTCGCCGTGAAGAGACCCGACGGCTCGGTGACGCCGGAAGTCTACAACACCTTCAACCGCGCGCCCTGCGCGTCCATGTGCATGGGCACGGAGTTCTGGCGGAACAAGTATGCGGGTCTGGCCGCCGAGGCGGTGGCGGACCTGGGCGTGGACGGCATCTACATGGACCAGGCCTGCTCCAGCCTGGCCTGTTACGACTCCGCGCACGGCCATCCGCCGGGCGGGGGCGCGTGGTGGATGGGGGGCTTCCAGAAACTGGCGGCGGACATCCGCGCCCGGACCGCGCCGCTGAAGTCCCCGGCTCTGGCGGGCGAGGGCTGCGGCGAGGCGTGGCTGCCCCATCTTGACCTGATGCTCAGCCTTCAGGTGAGCATGGAGCGCTACGCCACGCCGGGCGAGTGGGAGCCGGTCCCCCTGTTCCAGGCGGTCTACAACGACTGCGCCACCCTCTACGGGAACTACGCCTCCCTGACCCACCCCCCCTATGACGAGCTGTGGCCCGCCGAGTTTGCCCCCGAAAAGCCCCTGGAACCCCTCGACCGGAAATTCTCCGCGCAGTTCCGCATGGAGCAGGCACGCGCCTTTGTCTGGGGCCAGCAGCCCTGCCTGGCGAACTTCAAGCCCGAACTGCTCGACCTGCGCCGGGAGGAGATGGACTATGTGCTGCGCATCGCCCGGCTGCGGCGCGCGGCCCTGAAATACCTCCGGGACGGCGTGATGCTGCGCCCGCCCGACACGGGTGCGCCCGAGGTGGAAATCCCCATTTCACGCCTGTCCATCTACGCGGGCCAGCGTGAGCGGGTGCGCGAGTACGCGAAGACAGTGCCGTCCGTGCTGGCGGCCGCCTGGCGCGCCTCGGATGGTGGTGTGGCCGTGATGCTGGCGAACATCACCGACGACTCCGTGCCAGTGGCGATTAGCCTTAACAGTCCGGACTATTCCCTCTCCGAAAACGGAGTCATCAACGAGCTCACCACGGCGGGCGCGCAGCCCGTTGGGGAATTTCAGGAAGGAAGGGCGGAACTGACGGTTAAGCTGGAGCCTCAGGACTTGAGAGTCATGGTGCTTGAGGGGCGGTGAGGCCCGCCGGAGAATGGCTTGGCGGGGTGGGTGCCGCAGTCCCGTCCACCCCGTCCACCCCGTCCATGCCGCTCATGTCGAATAGGGTCACCGTCACGGCGACGAGGCGGCGCTCCTCCACCATCGCGCCCCGCGCCTCCAACCAATGCCGCTTTTCGAGGATGAACTCCGGAAGGGCCCGGTGGTCCCACCAGGACTCGACATACCACACCCGCCGCGCCCCGGAGACGGCCTCTTCCAGGGGGATCGGGGTCGCGCCGAGATAATCCCAAAGTATTTTGTTGGGGAACGCGCCAAAGAAGCCGTCCAGTTCCCCCTGCCTGATGTAAATATTATTCTGGGGAATGCCTTTGCCGAGCAGATAGTGTTTTACGGGGAAAAAGGTGAAATGACTCGCGTGGAGAACCCGGTCGCCGGGCTGGAAAGCGCCGTTGATGATTTGGGCCACGCTCCGGCAGTCGGGCTTTAGGCGCACCCCCATGAGATGGGTCTGCGTCGGATGGATGTTCTGGTTCCGCTCATCGAGAATGCAGGGCAGGGTCAGGCACAGCAGCAGCGCCCAGACCGCCGCACGGACGCGGCGGTCCGGCAGCGCGCAGACCCCGAGGGCGACCACGCCGCAGACCACGGTTGCGGGAAAAATGAACAGGCGGTGCTCATAGAAGGGGAAACTGCGCATCCGCCACACAATGATGTTGCCCACCACGGGAAAAACGGTGAACAGGAGCAGGGCCAACAGCATCGCGGGCTCGCGCCGCCGGCTCCAGAGTCCCAGAAGGAAGAGGGGAAACGTGACCAGAAGCATGGTCCAGTACAGCCATACCCGGCCTGTGTATCCCGCCATGAAGGTCTTGAAGGTGATGAAGAACTGCCTGTAATCGGGGCGCACCGTATAGACATTGGTGATGCTCTCGAAAATGTGGCTGATGCGCCAGGCCAGGTAAAACGGGGGCAGGCTAAGCAGGAACACGACTGAGGAGGCGATTATCCAGGGACGCAGCAGTTCCCGCCGCCGGAACACCCAAATGGCCAGCACGCCGTTGAAGATGAGAAAGTGCCACACGCTGAAAAAGTGGTTGTAGTGGTTTGCCGTGGTGGCCAGCACATAACCCGCCCACCACAGGGGCCGGCCCTTTTCCAGGACCCGGATGAGGCAGTACCATCCCGCCAGACTGAAAAAAAGCATCGTGGCATAGGCCCTGAACTCGTGGGCGTAATGGAGTTGATACGGGCTTACGGCGACGAGGAGCGACCCCCAAAAGGCGGCCTGGAGCCCGAAAAGGCGCCGGAGGCACAGGAAAGCCAGCAGCACTGAGAGGATGGAGAAAAAAACGGGAACCCCGTGCACCAGCATGTCATGGGCCCGTGAGCCCCGGTCAAGGCCCAGCCATGGGCCAAGAATGTGGTTGGGAAGGACTGAAAGCAGCGGCATCAGGGGGGGATCACAGGTGTGGTATGGGTCTGTGAGGACAAGGAGTTTGTCCTGAGAGTCCATCACAGTTAGGGTGTAACCCTCGTCATACCAAATACTTCTGTCACCAAGACCCCACAGCCTAAAGGCCACGGCCACCAGCAACACCAGTAGCGGAAGCCATTTCCCTTGGGACGAAAAAAAATCCCCTGCAGGCGCGCCGAACTCTCCGGGGATTTCCGGCGTTTCTCGAGGTG
This window encodes:
- a CDS encoding carbon-nitrogen hydrolase family protein → MKTRWLPVLAAFLLCALPVAGESVGRPVRVASFSFPLGTPLEQVWERMDAEAASGVDLFVLPEMLGGGKAEPLDGPIITAAAARAKKHRAYVVAPIYRLDGEKVYNSAVLLDREGNIGGIYDKAFPVLFEFRDEPRITPGSVDPPVFETDFGKLGCAICFDANFPELWKRLGEKGAELVVFPSAYSAGTTLQEHALINHFYIVSATWNGDCIVCDITGRKILDERGDGIHVSRITLDLDRCVFHLDYNRENRDRLLKDHGDAVAADDSVSREGWFVLEAKKPGVSVRVLAAEYGVEPLREYIERSRREINRRRGEPFPW
- a CDS encoding Gfo/Idh/MocA family oxidoreductase, whose translation is METMGRREFIGAGAAAVLAGAAASRARAQGANNRVVLGFMGAGGRGMFLADEFARRDDVEIRCVADPDLRRANAGAKMIEKLAGRAPAVHQDFRRILDDPEVDGVVMATPDHWHALGTVLACQAGKDVYVEKPTSHSIWESRKMVEAARKHKRVVQVGAQNRSNDNIVEAREYAHSAAFGDIHFVRVLNSKERGTIGRKPDQPAPPEGVDYDLWLGPAPLRPFNENHFHYAWHWFWNYSGGDIINDGVHQVDIARWVIGHKHPNAVVSAGGIYSFQDDQETPDTHTVNWEYDDMEMVFEQALWAPYLKKTPLEIRDVDGIPNWMFNGTRVEIYGSKQMMCLGRHGDGWQAFDADGQPVRTEPGQFSPSNTKHTDNFIACIRSRELPNADIEELHLSTLLCHYGNIAYRTGRKLKIDPETDGFMDDDAANALVKRTYREPWTVPENV
- a CDS encoding glycosyltransferase family 39 protein encodes the protein MPLLSVLPNHILGPWLGLDRGSRAHDMLVHGVPVFFSILSVLLAFLCLRRLFGLQAAFWGSLLVAVSPYQLHYAHEFRAYATMLFFSLAGWYCLIRVLEKGRPLWWAGYVLATTANHYNHFFSVWHFLIFNGVLAIWVFRRRELLRPWIIASSVVFLLSLPPFYLAWRISHIFESITNVYTVRPDYRQFFITFKTFMAGYTGRVWLYWTMLLVTFPLFLLGLWSRRREPAMLLALLLFTVFPVVGNIIVWRMRSFPFYEHRLFIFPATVVCGVVALGVCALPDRRVRAAVWALLLCLTLPCILDERNQNIHPTQTHLMGVRLKPDCRSVAQIINGAFQPGDRVLHASHFTFFPVKHYLLGKGIPQNNIYIRQGELDGFFGAFPNKILWDYLGATPIPLEEAVSGARRVWYVESWWDHRALPEFILEKRHWLEARGAMVEERRLVAVTVTLFDMSGMDGVDGVDGTAAPTPPSHSPAGLTAPQAP